The following proteins are encoded in a genomic region of Fundidesulfovibrio putealis DSM 16056:
- a CDS encoding sigma 54-interacting transcriptional regulator translates to MSDSHGYDSELSQAVLDAAPIGLMAVDTCGKITFANGRVESFLESAGEALIGRDVAEVLPNSQVMQVLVAGKPVFGQMLALNNAVLMANHSPLFDDDRLVGVISVFQDISILENTSCELHYVKDHIKELSAIINSSYDGIFITDGSGNVLLLNEAYQRMTGINAFEVLGKNMKQLVEEKYYDQSVTLLVMETKRAATINQTIKGERRMLVTGSPVFDDAGNLYRVVTNVRDITDLINLRDQLIETQQKTLKYEVEISYLRSLQIEAGDIIFRSRAMAQALVTATKVAYVDSTVLITGDSGTGKELIAKLIHKKGKGALQPFIAINCAALPEQLLETELFGYEGGAFTGARKEGKLGLFELANNGTLFLDEVGDMPMVLQAKLLRAIQEKQIMRLGGTKCINVNVRIIGATHRDIQKMVERREFRRDLYYRLMVVPIHLPLLRERTEDIPLLLMHFMDKFNRRFGFRKKLSPGVVDALALYPWPGNVRELENMIERLLVTTADTEITVEHLPAHIRRSAYIPRRGSRMGEAVAEVEAYLLEDAFSKYGTWQRVAIELGIDKATAYRKAAKYGLLKERPRTMCAVMSQN, encoded by the coding sequence GTGTCCGACTCGCACGGTTACGATTCTGAGTTGTCCCAAGCCGTCCTTGATGCAGCCCCCATCGGGCTTATGGCCGTAGACACGTGCGGCAAGATCACCTTTGCCAACGGGCGAGTGGAATCATTTCTTGAATCTGCCGGAGAGGCACTCATTGGCAGAGATGTGGCCGAGGTGCTTCCCAATTCCCAGGTGATGCAGGTGCTCGTAGCGGGGAAACCTGTGTTCGGGCAAATGCTCGCCCTCAACAACGCCGTGCTCATGGCGAACCATTCCCCTCTTTTCGATGATGACAGGCTTGTCGGTGTCATTAGCGTTTTCCAGGACATCTCCATCCTGGAAAACACTTCTTGCGAGCTCCACTACGTCAAGGATCACATCAAGGAACTCAGCGCCATCATCAACTCGTCCTATGACGGGATTTTCATCACGGACGGCTCCGGCAACGTGCTTCTGCTCAACGAGGCCTACCAAAGGATGACGGGCATCAATGCTTTCGAGGTGCTCGGTAAGAACATGAAGCAGCTTGTGGAGGAAAAGTACTACGACCAGTCGGTCACGCTGCTGGTGATGGAAACCAAGAGGGCAGCCACCATCAACCAGACCATCAAGGGCGAGCGCCGGATGCTGGTGACGGGCAGTCCGGTGTTCGACGACGCGGGCAATCTCTACCGGGTGGTCACGAACGTCCGCGACATCACCGACCTGATCAACCTGCGCGACCAGCTGATCGAGACGCAGCAAAAGACCCTGAAGTACGAGGTGGAGATATCCTACCTGCGCTCTCTGCAGATCGAGGCTGGCGATATAATTTTCCGCAGCCGGGCCATGGCCCAGGCACTCGTGACGGCTACCAAGGTGGCCTACGTGGACTCCACGGTGCTCATCACCGGGGATTCCGGCACCGGCAAGGAACTCATTGCCAAGCTCATCCACAAGAAGGGCAAGGGAGCCCTGCAACCCTTCATCGCCATCAACTGCGCAGCGCTGCCGGAACAACTACTGGAAACAGAGCTGTTTGGCTACGAGGGCGGGGCTTTCACCGGTGCCCGGAAGGAAGGCAAGCTGGGGCTCTTCGAACTGGCCAACAACGGGACCCTGTTCCTGGACGAAGTCGGCGACATGCCAATGGTCCTTCAGGCGAAACTCCTGCGAGCCATTCAGGAAAAGCAGATAATGCGCCTGGGCGGCACCAAGTGCATAAACGTCAACGTAAGGATAATCGGCGCGACGCACCGCGACATCCAGAAAATGGTGGAGCGCCGGGAGTTCCGGCGCGACCTCTACTACCGACTCATGGTGGTGCCCATCCACCTGCCGCTGCTGCGCGAACGCACAGAGGACATCCCGCTCCTGCTTATGCATTTCATGGACAAGTTCAATCGGCGATTCGGGTTTCGCAAAAAGCTCAGCCCCGGGGTCGTGGACGCTCTGGCGCTCTACCCGTGGCCGGGCAACGTGCGCGAACTTGAAAATATGATCGAACGCCTGCTGGTGACAACGGCGGACACTGAGATAACCGTGGAGCATCTGCCGGCCCACATCCGCCGATCAGCATACATCCCCAGGCGCGGCTCCCGGATGGGCGAGGCCGTAGCCGAGGTCGAGGCCTATCTTCTGGAAGACGCCTTCAGTAAATATGGGACCTGGCAGAGAGTGGCGATCGAGCTTGGCATCGATAAGGCCACCGCCTACCGGAAGGCTGCGAAGTACGGCTTGCTCAAGGAGCGACCCCGGACCATGTGTGCTGTCATGTCGCAGAATTGA
- a CDS encoding tyrosine-type recombinase/integrase — translation MPEIPKDTRKFIKCKSPGVRYREHPTRKHGIKPDRYFRIRYKLDGKDKEEGLGWASEGWTETKAAGRLAELKENQRLGQGPQTLAAKRQIAKETANREATERALLEQEAVTFGAIFEGTYLGHSCQNKKHNSVVTEKGLFRQWIGPIIGSVPLKEVSPFHLERIKKDMADAGRAPRTIHYALCVVRQVFNFARERDLTSCLSPTSKVKPPRADNRRLRFLSHEEAGRLLEHLKERSPNLHDMALLSLHCGVRAGEVFNLAWGDVDFGRGLLALRDTKSGRNRIAYMTADVRSMLQGKEKGNHGDMVFPGRGGVKRSWVSNAFERAVKELGFNDGVNDSRQKVVFHTLRHTFASWLVEQGTDLYSVKELMGHSTLSMTERYSHLAPDTLRRAIKNLEKGIAANVKAGKVMPIKGTKTTGNK, via the coding sequence ATGCCGGAGATACCAAAGGACACACGGAAGTTCATCAAGTGCAAGTCTCCCGGCGTGCGATACCGCGAACACCCGACACGCAAACACGGAATTAAGCCTGACCGCTACTTTCGTATTCGTTACAAACTAGATGGAAAAGACAAGGAAGAGGGTCTTGGCTGGGCTTCCGAAGGCTGGACAGAGACCAAGGCCGCAGGTCGGCTTGCGGAACTCAAGGAGAACCAGCGACTAGGACAAGGGCCTCAAACTCTGGCGGCCAAGCGCCAAATTGCCAAGGAAACGGCCAATCGAGAAGCAACTGAACGCGCTCTCCTCGAACAGGAGGCAGTCACTTTCGGGGCCATCTTTGAGGGAACCTACCTGGGACATTCCTGCCAGAACAAAAAGCACAATTCCGTGGTAACGGAGAAGGGCTTATTTCGGCAGTGGATCGGTCCGATAATCGGAAGCGTACCTCTGAAAGAAGTTTCTCCCTTTCATTTAGAACGCATTAAGAAAGACATGGCGGACGCGGGCCGGGCACCCAGGACCATCCACTACGCCCTGTGCGTGGTGCGCCAGGTGTTTAACTTCGCCCGGGAGCGCGACCTGACCTCCTGTCTTTCTCCAACAAGCAAGGTCAAGCCACCAAGAGCGGACAATCGGCGGCTTCGCTTTCTCAGTCACGAAGAGGCGGGGAGGCTCTTGGAGCACCTAAAGGAGCGATCTCCAAATCTCCATGACATGGCGCTACTTTCGCTTCATTGCGGCGTGAGGGCCGGGGAAGTCTTTAACCTCGCCTGGGGTGACGTGGACTTTGGGCGGGGACTCTTGGCGTTGCGGGACACTAAGAGCGGGCGTAACAGGATAGCATACATGACCGCAGACGTGCGGTCCATGTTACAGGGCAAAGAAAAGGGAAACCACGGGGATATGGTTTTCCCAGGCCGCGGCGGAGTTAAACGATCCTGGGTTTCCAATGCCTTCGAACGGGCCGTCAAGGAACTTGGCTTCAACGATGGGGTAAACGACTCCCGTCAAAAGGTAGTCTTTCACACCTTACGGCACACCTTCGCGTCCTGGCTTGTGGAGCAGGGTACTGATCTTTACAGCGTCAAGGAACTCATGGGGCACAGCACGTTGAGTATGACCGAGAGGTATAGTCACCTTGCCCCCGATACGTTGCGCAGGGCCATCAAGAACCTCGAAAAGGGAATTGCGGCCAATGTTAAGGCGGGAAAGGTTATGCCCATCAAGGGAACAAAGACCACGGGGAACAAATGA
- a CDS encoding DUF423 domain-containing protein, with protein sequence MERLFFAAGALSAFIAVAAGAFGAHALKHQLAPDMLAVFEIGVRYQMYHAIALLCVSLACAKWPGKLMAAGGWLFITGTVFFSGSLYQLSLTGMKSLGIITPIGGGIWLAGWVCVAIGALKYRKAG encoded by the coding sequence ATGGAGAGACTGTTTTTCGCCGCCGGAGCTTTGTCGGCGTTCATCGCGGTTGCGGCAGGGGCCTTCGGCGCTCACGCCTTGAAACATCAACTGGCCCCGGACATGCTCGCGGTCTTCGAGATCGGCGTGCGCTACCAGATGTACCACGCCATCGCGCTTCTCTGCGTGAGCCTTGCCTGTGCCAAATGGCCGGGGAAACTCATGGCCGCAGGCGGCTGGCTTTTCATCACCGGGACGGTGTTCTTCTCAGGCAGCCTGTATCAACTGAGCCTCACGGGCATGAAATCGCTGGGGATCATAACGCCCATCGGCGGCGGGATCTGGTTGGCAGGGTGGGTGTGCGTGGCAATCGGCGCGTTGAAGTATCGCAAGGCGGGTTAA
- a CDS encoding HlyD family secretion protein: protein MSILSNPWLKRVALLVAALAVAWGVWRFTNKPVDDTLAQGNGRIQATEIDVAAKTAGRVDRILVNEGDLVKAGDVVAYMDMKSIEAQLNQAIAQAASERNSKEAALALVAQREADIAAAHAVFVQRQSELDLANKTNSRTQTLYTKRALSAQEADESAARVSNASASLSAARAQIMAAEAAVHAAKAQVEHAQAGIEAADAFVERLRTELEDCVLRAPRAGRVQYRIVEPGEVVAGGGKVVSLVDLGDVYMTFFLPEVAAGHLAIGSEARVVLDAVPQYVLPAQVSYVASVAQFTPKSVETQSERQKMMFRVKARFDPELLSQYSEYVKTGLPGMAYVRTDANKPWPEKLQIRMPEVRK, encoded by the coding sequence ATGAGCATCCTGTCCAACCCCTGGCTTAAACGCGTCGCCCTTCTCGTTGCGGCTCTCGCTGTCGCCTGGGGCGTCTGGCGATTCACGAACAAGCCCGTGGACGACACGCTCGCCCAGGGCAACGGTCGCATCCAGGCCACGGAGATCGACGTCGCCGCCAAGACCGCCGGTCGGGTCGACCGCATCCTGGTCAACGAGGGCGACCTCGTGAAAGCTGGGGACGTGGTCGCCTACATGGACATGAAGTCCATCGAGGCCCAGCTCAACCAGGCCATTGCCCAGGCCGCCAGCGAGAGAAACTCCAAGGAGGCGGCCCTGGCCCTGGTGGCGCAGCGCGAGGCGGACATCGCGGCGGCGCATGCCGTGTTCGTGCAGCGGCAAAGCGAGCTGGATCTGGCCAACAAGACCAACTCCCGGACGCAGACCCTGTATACCAAGCGCGCCCTCTCGGCCCAGGAGGCCGACGAGAGCGCCGCCCGCGTAAGCAACGCCAGCGCCAGCCTGAGCGCGGCCCGCGCCCAGATCATGGCTGCCGAGGCGGCGGTGCATGCCGCCAAGGCGCAGGTTGAACATGCCCAGGCGGGTATCGAGGCGGCTGACGCGTTCGTGGAGCGCCTGCGCACCGAGCTGGAAGACTGCGTGCTGCGCGCGCCGCGAGCGGGCCGCGTCCAGTACCGCATCGTGGAACCCGGCGAGGTGGTGGCGGGCGGCGGCAAGGTGGTGAGCCTTGTGGACCTGGGCGACGTCTACATGACCTTCTTCCTGCCCGAGGTCGCGGCGGGGCACCTGGCCATCGGCAGCGAGGCGCGCGTGGTGCTGGACGCTGTTCCCCAGTATGTCCTCCCGGCCCAGGTGTCCTACGTGGCCAGCGTGGCGCAGTTCACGCCCAAGAGTGTGGAGACCCAGAGCGAACGCCAGAAGATGATGTTTCGCGTGAAGGCCCGCTTCGACCCCGAGCTGCTCAGCCAGTATTCCGAGTACGTCAAGACCGGGCTGCCCGGAATGGCCTATGTGCGCACGGACGCAAACAAGCCCTGGCCCGAGAAGCTTCAGATCAGGATGCCGGAAGTGCGCAAATGA
- a CDS encoding PaaI family thioesterase, whose amino-acid sequence MDFKVLADLIENGVPFNRMLGIRVCEIAEGRLKLFIPFREDLIGDVRRPAIHGGVISALADVCGGFAVWTLCKLEDRLATIDMRVDYLRPATAHDLYAEATVRLLGNRMGNAQVMLWSEGTPDLHVAEGRGVYNIRRNPR is encoded by the coding sequence ATGGATTTCAAGGTACTTGCAGACCTGATCGAGAATGGTGTGCCGTTCAACAGAATGCTTGGGATTCGGGTCTGCGAGATCGCCGAAGGACGCCTCAAGCTCTTCATCCCGTTCCGGGAAGACCTGATCGGGGATGTCCGCCGCCCCGCGATCCATGGGGGCGTGATTTCGGCCCTGGCCGATGTCTGCGGCGGATTCGCCGTCTGGACCCTCTGCAAGCTGGAAGACCGTCTCGCCACCATCGACATGCGCGTCGACTACCTTCGTCCGGCGACGGCCCATGACCTCTATGCCGAGGCCACAGTGAGGCTGCTCGGCAACCGGATGGGCAACGCCCAGGTGATGCTTTGGTCTGAAGGAACGCCCGACCTGCACGTTGCCGAGGGACGGGGCGTGTACAACATCCGCCGCAATCCCCGTTGA
- a CDS encoding ABC transporter substrate-binding protein: protein MASPKRIASLCLLLLLTAIVSSAFAQEKVVKIGALYPMTGRSGIYGMDSVAAAEMAVEEINAKGGVAGYKIQFINTDSKAKPDYSVTVAKRYISDDKVHFLFGVVSSAVGLALTEVSKQEKKIFIGTDHAATELTAQNLQPYYFRVSNNTFQSMAAGALYLKELAQTKPWKTIAYIGPDYAYGHAQFEELKFNLDRFGVKYQVVGDFWPKLFESDYTSYITSIVQAKPDILVSGFWGGDTVAFIKQAVPYGLFEKSLYFHPDAGGNYELLSAMGDSLPLGLVLSARHHNNWPDTAMNKDYVTKFHKKTGRYPTYSAEGAYVGVYAIAEAVKKVGSPDDSDALVKALEGMKFQQPEDPEGFVSFIDPASHQIVQMQAIGVTVPNTDFPPATRMLGQWKVYKADELLPPKEWVEKKK from the coding sequence ATGGCCTCGCCTAAGCGTATCGCGTCTCTTTGTTTGTTGTTGCTATTGACAGCAATTGTCTCGTCCGCGTTTGCACAGGAAAAAGTCGTCAAGATCGGTGCACTGTACCCCATGACCGGCAGGTCCGGCATCTATGGCATGGATTCCGTGGCAGCCGCTGAAATGGCCGTGGAAGAGATCAACGCCAAGGGGGGGGTGGCCGGATACAAGATTCAATTCATAAACACCGACAGCAAGGCCAAGCCGGATTACTCCGTCACCGTGGCCAAGCGCTATATCTCAGACGACAAGGTCCACTTCCTGTTCGGCGTGGTGAGCTCGGCCGTGGGCCTGGCTCTCACGGAGGTCTCCAAGCAGGAGAAGAAGATCTTCATCGGCACCGACCACGCTGCCACCGAACTGACCGCTCAGAATCTGCAGCCTTATTATTTTCGCGTCTCCAACAACACCTTCCAGTCCATGGCCGCTGGCGCGCTCTACCTGAAGGAGCTGGCCCAGACCAAACCCTGGAAGACCATCGCCTACATCGGGCCGGATTACGCCTACGGGCACGCCCAGTTTGAAGAACTCAAATTCAACCTGGACCGGTTCGGCGTAAAGTATCAGGTGGTCGGTGATTTCTGGCCCAAGCTGTTCGAATCCGACTACACCTCCTACATCACTTCCATCGTGCAGGCCAAACCCGACATCCTGGTCAGCGGTTTCTGGGGCGGCGACACCGTGGCCTTCATCAAGCAGGCTGTCCCCTACGGCCTCTTCGAGAAGAGCCTCTATTTCCATCCCGACGCCGGCGGCAACTACGAACTTCTGAGCGCCATGGGCGACAGCCTTCCGCTTGGCCTCGTGCTCTCGGCCAGACATCACAACAACTGGCCCGACACCGCCATGAACAAGGACTACGTGACGAAGTTCCACAAAAAGACCGGCCGCTATCCCACGTACTCCGCAGAAGGCGCTTATGTCGGCGTGTACGCCATCGCCGAGGCAGTCAAGAAAGTAGGCAGTCCCGACGACTCGGACGCCCTGGTCAAGGCCCTGGAAGGCATGAAGTTCCAGCAGCCCGAAGACCCCGAAGGCTTTGTCTCCTTCATCGACCCTGCCTCGCACCAGATCGTGCAGATGCAGGCCATCGGCGTAACCGTTCCCAATACCGACTTCCCCCCCGCCACCCGCATGCTCGGACAGTGGAAGGTGTACAAGGCGGATGAGCTGCTTCCCCCGAAGGAATGGGTGGAGAAGAAGAAATAG
- the aqpZ gene encoding aquaporin Z, which yields MKPYFAEFIGTFWLVLGGCGSAVVSAAFPNVGIGLLGVALAFGLTVLTMAYAIGHISGCHLNPAVSIGLWAGGRFPAGKLPAYIVAQVLGGIVAGGILYLIATGKAGFDVSAGFASNGYGSHSPGGYSVTAALLSEVVMTMMFLIIILGATDTRAPQGFAPLAIGLGLTLIHLISIPVTNTSVNPARSTGVAVYVGGWALEQLWLFWVAPIIGAVLGAVVYRLVGHDSKT from the coding sequence ATGAAGCCATATTTTGCTGAATTCATTGGAACATTCTGGCTTGTTCTTGGCGGTTGCGGCAGCGCTGTTGTGTCAGCAGCTTTCCCGAATGTTGGTATCGGGCTGCTTGGTGTTGCCTTGGCGTTCGGCCTGACAGTCTTGACGATGGCTTATGCGATTGGACACATTTCCGGCTGCCATCTCAATCCTGCCGTGTCCATCGGCCTGTGGGCCGGCGGTCGCTTCCCCGCTGGAAAGTTGCCTGCTTATATCGTCGCGCAAGTTCTGGGCGGTATCGTCGCGGGAGGAATTCTTTATCTCATAGCGACCGGCAAGGCGGGGTTTGACGTGTCAGCAGGCTTTGCTTCCAACGGATATGGCTCTCATTCTCCCGGAGGATATTCGGTGACTGCAGCCTTGCTTTCCGAAGTTGTCATGACCATGATGTTTTTGATCATCATCCTCGGGGCCACGGACACGCGAGCTCCCCAGGGCTTCGCTCCTCTGGCCATTGGCCTGGGCCTCACCCTGATCCACCTGATCAGCATCCCCGTCACGAACACATCCGTCAATCCCGCACGCAGTACCGGGGTCGCCGTATACGTCGGCGGGTGGGCATTGGAGCAGCTGTGGCTGTTCTGGGTTGCGCCTATTATCGGAGCAGTATTGGGTGCGGTCGTTTATCGATTGGTGGGACATGATTCCAAAACATGA
- a CDS encoding branched-chain amino acid ABC transporter permease: protein MDLSFFFVQLISGLTMATFLFLIASGLTLIFGVGKVFNFAHGSFFMLGAYVGYQMSSVWGQNFWLSLVAGGLFAGVLGMVAEFFFLRRIYGRADEGGFQILLTYSFILILDDLVKLVWGTEYKSLAKPESLRGALSFFGIVVPTYNVAVIGIGLFVVIAAWWLLNKTKAGRIARASALDREMLAVLGVNVPMTMTLVFGIATALSGMTGVLAAPLRSVTPGAGIEVIIDSLIVVVLGGLGNFWGAWLAALLIGEVNSFAIVFVPKWATLFSYLVMALTLVFKPEGLFAPRKVRRV, encoded by the coding sequence ATGGATCTGTCATTTTTCTTCGTTCAGCTCATCAGCGGCCTGACCATGGCCACCTTCTTGTTTCTCATCGCCAGCGGCCTGACGCTCATCTTCGGCGTAGGCAAGGTTTTCAACTTCGCGCACGGATCGTTCTTCATGCTGGGCGCGTATGTGGGCTATCAGATGTCCTCGGTCTGGGGGCAGAATTTCTGGCTGAGCCTCGTGGCCGGAGGGCTGTTCGCAGGCGTGCTCGGGATGGTGGCGGAATTCTTCTTTCTGCGCCGGATCTACGGCCGGGCCGACGAAGGCGGCTTCCAGATCCTTTTGACCTACTCCTTCATCCTCATCCTCGACGACCTGGTGAAGCTGGTCTGGGGAACGGAGTACAAATCTCTGGCCAAGCCCGAATCACTGCGGGGGGCGCTGTCGTTTTTCGGAATCGTTGTCCCCACGTACAACGTCGCGGTGATCGGGATCGGCCTGTTCGTAGTGATCGCGGCTTGGTGGCTGCTCAACAAGACCAAGGCGGGCCGGATCGCTCGCGCCTCGGCCCTGGATCGTGAAATGCTCGCTGTCCTCGGGGTGAACGTGCCCATGACCATGACCCTGGTCTTCGGCATCGCCACTGCCTTGAGCGGCATGACCGGGGTGCTGGCCGCGCCGCTGCGTTCCGTGACGCCCGGCGCTGGCATCGAGGTGATCATCGATTCGCTCATCGTTGTGGTGCTTGGCGGGCTCGGCAACTTCTGGGGAGCGTGGCTTGCGGCCTTGCTCATCGGGGAGGTCAATTCCTTCGCCATCGTGTTCGTGCCCAAATGGGCCACGCTTTTCAGTTATCTGGTCATGGCGCTTACGCTCGTGTTCAAGCCGGAAGGGCTGTTCGCTCCCCGCAAGGTCAGGAGGGTCTAG
- a CDS encoding Fic family protein, with product MKPEIFTPASSGKAVRIGQGELAYHAYLPSPLPPEFVFDAEMVQTLSEADRALGELAGLGRTIANPHLLINPFIRQEAVLSSRIEGTETDLTDLYGYEAGQFLLPGVRAPKAVADAREVFNYVQALKQGLARLDTLPVSLRLIREAHAKLMEGVRGGQATPGEFRRSQNWIGPAGCLLKDASYVPPPVPEMLEALDALERYLHAGDRLPPLMRLAFIHYQFEAIHPFIDGNGRIGRLLMPLLMVSWGLLPHPLLYLSVYFEQRREEYYRLLMAVSTQGAWREWARFFLDGVAVQARDAVALAKQLQDLQAKWRDLLVQGRASALVLKLADILFESPILTLPMAGDALGVSYQGAVKIVKKLVDVGALHPMESKARSKVFVAKDILDIVGQGEPRSDN from the coding sequence ATGAAGCCCGAAATATTCACCCCCGCCTCGTCAGGCAAGGCCGTCCGCATCGGACAGGGCGAATTGGCATACCACGCCTACCTTCCGAGCCCATTGCCACCGGAGTTTGTCTTTGATGCTGAGATGGTTCAGACGCTCTCTGAAGCAGATCGGGCTCTTGGGGAACTGGCTGGACTTGGGCGTACCATTGCCAACCCCCATCTGCTCATCAACCCCTTCATCCGCCAGGAGGCTGTGCTTTCGTCCAGAATCGAGGGTACAGAGACGGACCTCACCGACCTGTATGGATACGAGGCAGGGCAGTTCCTGCTGCCAGGAGTCAGGGCTCCCAAGGCTGTTGCGGATGCCAGGGAGGTCTTCAACTACGTGCAGGCCCTAAAGCAAGGGCTGGCCCGGCTGGATACTTTACCTGTGAGTCTGCGGCTCATCCGGGAGGCCCACGCCAAACTTATGGAGGGAGTCCGGGGGGGCCAAGCCACACCAGGCGAGTTTCGCCGTTCGCAAAACTGGATCGGCCCGGCTGGTTGCTTGCTCAAAGATGCGAGTTACGTTCCACCGCCCGTGCCGGAAATGCTGGAAGCCCTGGACGCTTTAGAGCGCTACCTTCATGCTGGTGACAGGTTGCCACCGCTCATGCGGTTGGCCTTCATCCACTATCAGTTCGAGGCTATCCACCCATTCATTGATGGCAACGGACGGATCGGGCGACTTCTCATGCCTTTGCTCATGGTCTCGTGGGGACTTCTGCCCCATCCGCTTCTATACTTGAGCGTGTACTTTGAGCAGAGACGAGAAGAGTATTACCGTTTGCTCATGGCCGTGAGCACGCAAGGGGCTTGGAGGGAGTGGGCCAGATTCTTCCTGGACGGCGTTGCGGTTCAGGCCCGGGACGCAGTTGCGCTGGCGAAGCAACTCCAGGATTTGCAGGCCAAGTGGCGGGACTTGCTTGTCCAGGGCAGGGCATCTGCACTTGTGCTTAAATTGGCGGATATTCTCTTCGAGTCGCCAATCCTTACCCTCCCGATGGCGGGAGATGCCCTAGGTGTAAGCTACCAGGGGGCGGTTAAAATCGTGAAAAAATTGGTAGATGTCGGCGCGCTCCATCCGATGGAATCGAAAGCACGAAGCAAGGTTTTCGTGGCAAAGGACATTCTGGACATCGTTGGCCAAGGTGAGCCCAGGTCAGACAATTGA